The following are from one region of the Hydrogenophaga sp. BPS33 genome:
- a CDS encoding ABCB family ABC transporter ATP-binding protein/permease, protein MRRDISSSSPVSALPASAGLAGAPPAPRSDWATLQRLLPYLWQYKGRVVLALAFMVAAKMANVGVPLLLKELVDAMTIQPGSVASMLVVPLGLLLAYGLLRLSTSVFTELRELVFAKATEGATRSISLQVFGHLHALSLRFHLERQTGGMTRDIERGTRGVQSLISYSLYSIFPTLIEVAMVLTLLGTKFDMGYVWITLAALVLYVTFTVTVTEWRTKFRRQMNELESTSQSRAIDSLLNYETVKYFNNEQFEAHRYDAALEKLRRARIKSQTTLSMLNAGQQVVIAVALVLMLWRATQGVVSGELTLGDLVMVNAFMIQLYIPLGFLGVLYREIKQSLTDLEKMFALLEKEREIADVPGAQPLVLAGAPAVKFENVRFSYEPAREILHGISFEIPPGKTVAVVGPSGSGKSTLARLLYRFYDVSNADEGGRITLDGQDVKSVTQASVRQAIGIVPQDTVLFNDTIEYNILYGRPDAGHEAAVQAAKAAHIHAFIERLPLGYQTMVGERGLKLSGGEKQRVAIARTLLKNPPIVIFDEATSALDSANERAIQAELKSAARNKTTLVIAHRLSTVVDAHEILVLVNGEIVERGTHADLVGRGGVYAGMWALQQSGAD, encoded by the coding sequence ATGCGCCGCGACATTTCCTCTTCATCTCCTGTTTCCGCCTTGCCTGCCAGTGCCGGCTTGGCCGGTGCACCTCCCGCACCCCGCTCCGACTGGGCCACGCTCCAGCGCCTGTTGCCTTACCTGTGGCAATACAAGGGCCGGGTGGTGCTCGCGCTGGCCTTCATGGTGGCGGCCAAGATGGCCAACGTGGGCGTGCCGCTGCTGCTCAAGGAACTGGTCGACGCCATGACCATCCAGCCCGGCAGCGTGGCCTCGATGCTGGTGGTGCCCTTGGGGTTGCTGCTGGCGTACGGTTTGCTGCGCCTGTCCACCAGCGTGTTCACCGAACTGCGCGAACTGGTGTTCGCCAAGGCCACCGAGGGCGCCACGCGCAGCATTTCGCTGCAGGTGTTCGGGCATCTGCATGCGCTGAGCCTGCGATTTCACCTGGAGCGCCAGACCGGCGGCATGACGCGCGACATCGAGCGCGGCACGCGCGGCGTGCAGTCGCTCATCTCGTATTCGCTCTACAGCATCTTTCCCACGCTGATCGAGGTGGCCATGGTGCTCACCTTGCTGGGCACGAAGTTCGACATGGGCTACGTGTGGATTACCCTGGCAGCGCTGGTGCTGTACGTGACCTTCACCGTGACCGTGACCGAGTGGCGCACGAAATTCCGCCGGCAGATGAACGAGCTGGAGTCCACCAGCCAGAGCCGCGCCATCGACTCGCTGCTGAACTACGAAACCGTCAAGTATTTCAACAACGAGCAGTTCGAGGCGCACCGGTACGACGCGGCGCTGGAGAAGCTGCGCCGCGCGCGCATCAAGAGCCAGACCACCTTGTCCATGCTCAACGCCGGGCAGCAGGTGGTGATCGCCGTGGCGCTGGTGCTCATGCTCTGGCGCGCCACGCAGGGCGTGGTGAGTGGCGAGCTCACACTGGGCGACCTGGTCATGGTCAACGCCTTCATGATCCAGCTCTACATTCCGCTGGGATTCCTCGGCGTGCTGTACCGCGAGATCAAGCAGAGCCTGACCGATCTGGAAAAGATGTTCGCGCTGCTGGAGAAGGAACGCGAGATCGCCGATGTGCCCGGTGCGCAGCCGCTGGTGCTCGCTGGCGCGCCGGCGGTGAAGTTCGAGAACGTGCGCTTTTCGTATGAGCCTGCGCGCGAGATCCTGCACGGCATCAGCTTCGAGATTCCACCGGGCAAGACGGTGGCGGTGGTGGGGCCCTCGGGCTCGGGCAAGAGCACGCTGGCACGCCTGCTGTACCGGTTCTACGATGTAAGCAACGCGGACGAGGGCGGCCGGATCACCCTGGACGGGCAGGACGTCAAGAGCGTGACCCAGGCCAGCGTGCGCCAGGCGATCGGCATCGTGCCGCAGGACACGGTGCTGTTCAACGACACCATCGAATACAACATCCTCTACGGCCGCCCCGACGCGGGCCACGAGGCTGCGGTGCAGGCCGCGAAGGCCGCGCACATCCACGCCTTCATCGAGCGCCTGCCGCTGGGTTACCAGACCATGGTGGGTGAGCGCGGCCTCAAACTCTCGGGCGGTGAGAAGCAGCGCGTGGCCATTGCGCGCACGCTGCTGAAAAACCCGCCGATCGTGATCTTCGACGAGGCCACGTCGGCGCTGGACTCGGCCAACGAGCGGGCGATCCAGGCCGAGCTCAAGAGCGCGGCGCGCAACAAGACCACGCTGGTGATCGCGCACCGCCTGTCCACGGTGGTGGACGCGCACGAGATCCTGGTGCTGGTCAACGGCGAGATCGTGGAGCGCGGCACGCACGCCGACCTGGTGGGGCGTGGTGGCGTGTATGCCGGCATGTGGGCGCTGCAGCAGAGCGGCGCCGATTGA
- a CDS encoding Bug family tripartite tricarboxylate transporter substrate binding protein: MQDTHTPWRRRGFAAFAGLLAFTAITANAQTAYPSRPITMVIGYPPGAIVDTVARQLGTTLTGILGQQVVPENKGGAAGAVGGGTIARAKPDGYTILFTAYTSLQIAAATDRSLNFDPVRDLLPVASVGRPTTLLLVNADFPAKNLDEFVAYVKSRPGKINFGTSGTGSPNHFALEHMNAAYGLKMTPVPYKGAAQMMQDMLGGQVQAIFSSSSLAAGQLQAGNVRALAIGSPDPSPLFPDLPLMAAHGAPGLNASGALGVFAPPGTPTAIVDQLNAAIGKALQDPSIAQKLAGEGLVIKRQTAAQFGKSYRDEAQQIADFIKKSDLTIK; the protein is encoded by the coding sequence ATGCAAGACACCCACACCCCGTGGCGGCGCCGAGGCTTTGCGGCATTCGCAGGCCTGCTGGCTTTCACGGCGATCACCGCGAACGCGCAGACCGCCTACCCTTCGCGCCCCATCACCATGGTCATCGGCTACCCGCCCGGGGCCATTGTCGATACCGTGGCACGGCAGCTGGGCACCACGCTCACCGGGATCCTCGGCCAACAGGTCGTGCCCGAAAACAAGGGCGGTGCGGCCGGTGCCGTGGGGGGTGGCACCATCGCGCGCGCCAAGCCGGATGGCTACACCATTCTGTTCACGGCGTACACCTCGCTTCAGATCGCTGCCGCCACCGACCGCAGCTTGAACTTCGATCCGGTCCGCGACCTGCTGCCGGTGGCCTCTGTCGGCCGCCCCACCACCTTGCTGCTGGTGAACGCCGATTTCCCCGCCAAGAACCTGGACGAGTTTGTCGCCTACGTGAAAAGCCGTCCGGGCAAGATCAACTTCGGCACCAGTGGCACCGGCTCGCCCAACCACTTCGCACTGGAACACATGAACGCCGCCTACGGCCTGAAGATGACGCCCGTGCCCTACAAGGGCGCGGCGCAGATGATGCAGGACATGCTCGGCGGCCAGGTTCAGGCCATTTTCAGTTCTTCGTCCCTGGCCGCGGGGCAGCTGCAAGCCGGCAACGTGCGCGCCCTGGCGATTGGATCGCCCGACCCCTCCCCGTTGTTCCCGGACTTGCCACTGATGGCAGCCCACGGCGCGCCTGGCCTGAACGCCAGTGGCGCGCTGGGTGTGTTCGCACCGCCTGGCACGCCCACCGCCATCGTGGACCAATTGAACGCGGCCATCGGGAAAGCCTTGCAAGACCCGTCCATCGCTCAGAAGCTGGCGGGCGAGGGCCTGGTCATCAAACGCCAGACGGCAGCGCAATTCGGCAAGAGCTACCGCGACGAGGCCCAGCAGATCGCCGACTTCATCAAGAAGAGCGATCTCACGATCAAGTAG
- a CDS encoding benzoate-CoA ligase family protein yields the protein MNTPHVAAPPERFNFARHLLETNAGRAEKNALIDDQGTLTYGQLADQVLRFSSALTALGLRREERVLLLMHDSSDWVVAFLGALHAGVVPVAVNTLLTAQDYAYMMANSRAQAALVSAALLPTLQTALDKLDAQEGGHEVRHIVASRATGALPNGVHDFAQLVARHDPAQAAANTHGDEPAFWLFSSGSTGAPKGAVHTQANLYWTAELYGKAVLGLRESDVVFSAAKLFFAYGLGNALTFPLSVGASVVLMAERPTPQACFKRFVDQKPTVFYGAPTGYGGMLAAADLPKRNEVALRLCSSAGEALPQDIGQRWTNHFGVEIIDGIGSTEMLHVFLSNRPGDVRYGTTGKPVPGYDIELRGEDGRPVADGEIGDLYIRGPSAALMYWNNRGKSRDTFQGGWTKAGDKYTRDADGYCTYAGRNDDMLKVSGIYVSPFEVEATLVQHPAVLEAAVIGKTDADGLTKTKAFVVLKPEAKATEAELQAFVKEKLAPYKYPRFIEFLPELPKTATGKIQRFRLRERESGAA from the coding sequence ATGAACACCCCCCACGTCGCCGCCCCCCCTGAGCGCTTCAACTTCGCGCGCCATTTGCTCGAAACCAACGCCGGGCGCGCGGAGAAGAACGCCCTGATCGACGACCAAGGCACGCTCACCTACGGCCAGCTCGCGGACCAGGTACTGCGCTTCTCCTCGGCGCTCACCGCTCTCGGCCTGCGGCGCGAAGAACGCGTGCTGCTGCTCATGCACGACAGCAGCGATTGGGTGGTGGCCTTCCTGGGCGCGCTGCACGCGGGCGTGGTGCCGGTGGCGGTGAACACGCTGCTCACCGCACAGGACTACGCGTACATGATGGCCAACAGCCGCGCCCAGGCCGCCCTCGTGTCCGCCGCCTTGCTGCCTACGCTGCAGACCGCGCTGGACAAGCTGGATGCGCAGGAAGGTGGCCATGAGGTGCGGCACATCGTCGCCTCGCGCGCCACTGGTGCGCTGCCCAACGGCGTGCACGACTTCGCCCAGCTCGTCGCGCGCCACGACCCGGCGCAGGCCGCCGCCAACACCCACGGCGACGAACCGGCGTTCTGGCTGTTTTCCTCCGGCTCCACCGGCGCGCCCAAGGGAGCCGTGCACACGCAGGCCAATCTGTACTGGACGGCCGAGCTCTACGGCAAGGCCGTGCTCGGTCTGCGCGAGAGCGACGTGGTGTTTTCCGCCGCCAAACTGTTCTTCGCCTACGGCCTGGGCAATGCCCTCACCTTCCCCCTCAGCGTCGGTGCCAGCGTGGTGCTGATGGCCGAGCGCCCCACGCCGCAAGCCTGCTTCAAGCGCTTCGTGGACCAGAAACCCACCGTGTTCTACGGTGCGCCCACGGGTTACGGCGGCATGCTCGCGGCGGCCGATCTGCCCAAGAGGAACGAGGTCGCCCTGCGCCTGTGTTCATCAGCCGGCGAAGCGCTCCCACAAGACATCGGCCAACGCTGGACGAACCACTTCGGCGTGGAAATCATCGACGGCATCGGCTCCACCGAAATGCTGCACGTGTTTCTCTCCAACCGCCCTGGCGACGTGCGCTATGGCACCACCGGCAAGCCGGTGCCAGGCTACGACATCGAACTGCGCGGCGAAGACGGCCGGCCGGTGGCCGATGGCGAGATCGGCGACCTCTACATCCGCGGCCCCAGCGCCGCCCTGATGTACTGGAACAACCGCGGCAAGAGCCGCGACACCTTCCAGGGCGGCTGGACCAAGGCCGGCGACAAGTACACGCGCGACGCCGACGGCTACTGCACCTACGCCGGCCGCAACGACGACATGCTCAAGGTCAGCGGCATCTACGTGAGCCCGTTCGAGGTCGAGGCCACGCTGGTGCAGCACCCGGCGGTGCTGGAAGCCGCCGTGATTGGCAAGACCGATGCCGACGGCCTGACCAAGACCAAGGCCTTCGTGGTGCTCAAGCCCGAAGCGAAGGCCACCGAAGCCGAACTGCAGGCCTTCGTGAAAGAAAAACTCGCGCCCTACAAATACCCGCGCTTCATCGAGTTCCTCCCCGAATTGCCGAAGACGGCGACGGGGAAGATCCAGCGCTTCCGGTTGCGCGAGCGCGAGAGCGGCGCGGCTTGA
- a CDS encoding 3,4-dehydroadipyl-CoA semialdehyde dehydrogenase — translation MTTSTLLPNFLGGQWQSGTGAGTPLFDPVLGTEIARVSSAGLDLAAGFAFAREKGGKALRALSYGERAGMLAAIVKVLQAHRDAYYEIATANSGTTTKDSAVDIDGGIFTLGYYAKQGEALGSARALLDGERLRMGKDPVFQTQHILQPTHGVALFINAFNFPSWGLWEKAAPALLSGVPVIVKPATATAWLTQRMVKDVIDANILPPGALSVVCGSSAGLMDQLQPFDVVSFTGSAETARIIRSHPAVAERSVRCNIEADSLNSALLDPAATADSEAFTLLVSEVAREMTVKSGQKCTAIRRVFVPRALFDAAAQAIGAKLAKTSVGNPRTETVRMGSLVSQEQKASVIEGIAKLRAEAELLFDGGSAALVDADAKVAACVAPVLLGSREPTKAKVLHEVEVFGPVATLMAYDSIEQAYGLIRRGEGSLVCSVFSADPTFTASAALELGSAHGRVHAISPDVAASQTGHGNVMPMSLHGGPGRAGGGEELGGLRALGFYHRRSAVQASSAALDVLATSAVPFSV, via the coding sequence ATGACCACCAGCACCCTGCTTCCCAACTTCCTCGGCGGCCAATGGCAAAGCGGCACTGGCGCCGGCACGCCGCTGTTCGACCCGGTGCTCGGCACCGAGATCGCCCGCGTGAGCAGCGCCGGGCTCGATCTGGCCGCCGGGTTCGCCTTCGCGCGCGAAAAAGGCGGCAAGGCCTTGCGCGCACTGAGCTACGGCGAACGCGCCGGCATGCTCGCCGCCATCGTCAAGGTGCTGCAGGCCCACCGTGACGCCTATTACGAGATCGCCACCGCCAACTCGGGCACCACCACCAAGGACTCGGCGGTCGACATCGACGGCGGCATCTTCACCCTGGGTTACTACGCCAAGCAGGGCGAAGCCCTGGGCAGCGCCCGGGCCCTGCTCGATGGCGAACGCCTCCGCATGGGCAAGGACCCGGTGTTCCAGACCCAGCACATCCTGCAGCCCACCCACGGCGTGGCGCTGTTCATCAACGCCTTCAATTTCCCGAGCTGGGGACTGTGGGAGAAGGCCGCGCCGGCGCTGCTCTCGGGCGTGCCGGTGATCGTCAAGCCGGCCACCGCCACCGCCTGGCTCACGCAACGCATGGTGAAGGACGTGATCGACGCCAACATCCTGCCGCCGGGCGCGCTCTCGGTGGTCTGCGGCTCCTCCGCCGGGCTGATGGACCAGCTGCAACCGTTCGACGTGGTCTCGTTCACCGGCTCGGCCGAGACCGCGCGCATCATCCGCAGCCACCCCGCCGTGGCCGAACGTTCGGTGCGCTGCAACATCGAGGCCGACAGCCTCAACAGTGCCCTGCTCGACCCGGCGGCCACCGCCGACAGCGAAGCCTTCACCTTGCTCGTGAGCGAAGTGGCGCGCGAGATGACGGTGAAGTCCGGCCAGAAGTGCACCGCGATCCGGCGCGTGTTCGTGCCGCGCGCGCTCTTTGATGCCGCCGCGCAGGCCATCGGTGCCAAGCTGGCCAAAACCAGCGTGGGCAACCCGCGCACGGAGACCGTGCGCATGGGATCTCTGGTGAGCCAGGAGCAGAAAGCCAGCGTGATCGAAGGCATCGCCAAGTTGCGCGCCGAGGCCGAGCTGCTGTTCGACGGCGGCAGTGCCGCGCTGGTGGATGCCGACGCGAAGGTGGCTGCCTGCGTGGCGCCTGTGTTGCTGGGTTCGCGCGAACCCACGAAGGCGAAGGTGCTGCACGAGGTTGAAGTGTTCGGCCCAGTGGCCACGCTCATGGCCTACGACAGCATCGAACAGGCCTACGGACTCATCCGCCGCGGCGAAGGTTCGCTGGTGTGCTCGGTCTTCAGCGCCGACCCGACCTTCACCGCCAGCGCCGCGCTCGAACTCGGCTCGGCCCATGGCCGCGTGCACGCTATCTCGCCCGACGTCGCGGCCAGCCAGACCGGCCATGGCAATGTGATGCCCATGTCCTTGCACGGAGGCCCGGGGCGTGCCGGCGGCGGCGAAGAACTGGGCGGCTTGCGCGCGCTCGGCTTCTACCACCGCCGCAGCGCGGTGCAGGCCAGCAGTGCCGCGCTGGACGTGTTGGCCACATCTGCCGTACCGTTCAGCGTCTGA
- a CDS encoding helix-turn-helix transcriptional regulator encodes MVSSEVKAPMADEEPPRHPFLVALGERVRTLRSRRGMTRKAVAVAADVSERHLANLEYGTGNASILVLLQVAQALHCSLAELIGDVSTSSPEWLLIRELLEKRNETDLRRARIAIGGLLGGSAAAGEDPRRKARIALIGLRGAGKSTLGQRLADDLGFAFIELSREIEKFAGCSINEIHSLYGTPAYRRYERRALEEAIQIYPEVVIATPGGLVSDATNFNLLLSHCTTVWLQADPADHMGRVAAQGDMRPMAASREAMEDLKRILAGRSAFYSKADMAFDTSAYNLEDAFQALRIQVREAIGLDM; translated from the coding sequence ATGGTGTCCTCCGAAGTGAAGGCGCCCATGGCCGATGAAGAACCGCCGCGGCATCCTTTTCTGGTCGCGCTGGGCGAACGGGTGCGCACCCTGCGTTCGCGCCGGGGCATGACGCGCAAGGCGGTGGCGGTGGCGGCCGACGTGTCCGAGCGGCATCTGGCCAATCTGGAGTACGGCACGGGCAACGCCTCCATCCTGGTGCTGCTGCAGGTGGCGCAGGCGCTGCACTGCTCGCTCGCGGAACTCATTGGAGATGTGAGTACAAGCTCACCGGAGTGGCTCCTGATCCGGGAACTGCTGGAAAAGCGCAACGAAACGGACTTGCGGCGCGCGCGCATCGCCATCGGCGGTTTGCTGGGTGGCAGCGCGGCCGCTGGCGAGGATCCCCGGCGCAAGGCGCGCATCGCCCTGATCGGCCTGCGCGGCGCGGGCAAATCCACGCTGGGGCAGCGCCTGGCCGACGACCTGGGGTTTGCCTTCATCGAGCTCAGCCGTGAGATCGAGAAATTCGCCGGCTGCAGCATCAACGAGATCCATTCGCTGTATGGCACGCCGGCCTACCGCCGTTACGAGCGGCGCGCGCTGGAAGAGGCGATCCAGATCTATCCCGAGGTGGTCATCGCCACGCCCGGCGGACTGGTCTCCGATGCGACCAATTTCAACCTGCTGCTCTCCCACTGCACCACGGTGTGGCTGCAGGCCGATCCGGCCGACCACATGGGCCGCGTGGCCGCGCAGGGCGACATGCGACCGATGGCCGCCAGCCGCGAGGCGATGGAGGACTTGAAGCGCATCCTGGCCGGACGCTCGGCCTTCTATTCCAAGGCCGACATGGCGTTCGACACCAGCGCCTACAACCTCGAAGACGCCTTCCAGGCGCTGCGGATCCAAGTGCGCGAGGCGATCGGCCTGGACATGTAA
- the boxC gene encoding 2,3-epoxybenzoyl-CoA dihydrolase — protein MSATATPPAVDYRTQPDQYRHVKLAFDGAIATLSIDIDEDAGIRPGYKLKLNSYDLGVDIELHDALNRVRFEHPEVRTVVVTSAKDRVFCSGANIFMLGLSSHAWKVNFCKFTNETRNGIEDSSKYSGLRFVAALNGACAGGGYELALACDEIVLVDDRSSAVSLPEVPLLGVLPGTGGLTRVTDKRHVRHDLADIFCTTSEGVRGQKAVDWRLVDSIVKPQKFAEHVKERATALAAQSDRPANGKGVALPRVERKDSADGIHYAYVNVAIDRAKRNVTITVKAPTGAQPKDIAGIEAAGTAWWPLQMARELDDAILCLRTNELDMGTWLLKTEGDAAAVLASDALMLANKDHWFVRETLGLMRRTFARLDVSSRSLFALIESGSCFAGSLAELAFCADRAYMLALPDDADAAPKMQLGEFNFGYLPMVNEQSRLQRRFYEETGPMEAARGAIGKALDADAALALGLVTAAPDDIDWADEVRMAMEERAAMSPDALTGLEANLRFAQKENMATRIFGRLTAWQNWIFIRPNAVGEKGALKVYGKGDKAAFDFNRV, from the coding sequence ATGAGCGCCACCGCAACGCCCCCCGCCGTCGACTACCGCACCCAGCCCGACCAGTACCGCCACGTGAAGCTGGCCTTCGATGGCGCGATCGCCACCCTGTCGATCGACATCGACGAAGACGCCGGCATCCGCCCCGGCTACAAGCTCAAGCTCAACAGCTACGACCTCGGTGTGGACATCGAGCTGCACGACGCGCTCAACCGCGTGCGCTTCGAGCACCCCGAGGTGCGCACCGTGGTCGTCACCAGCGCCAAGGACCGCGTGTTCTGCTCCGGCGCCAACATCTTCATGCTCGGCCTCTCCAGCCATGCCTGGAAAGTGAACTTCTGCAAGTTCACGAACGAAACCCGCAACGGCATCGAGGACTCCTCCAAGTACAGTGGCCTGAGGTTCGTCGCCGCGCTCAACGGCGCGTGCGCTGGCGGTGGCTACGAGCTGGCCCTGGCCTGCGACGAGATCGTGCTGGTGGACGACCGCTCCTCCGCCGTGTCGCTGCCCGAAGTGCCGCTGCTCGGCGTGCTGCCGGGCACCGGCGGCCTCACCCGCGTGACCGACAAGCGCCACGTGCGCCACGACCTGGCCGACATCTTCTGCACCACCAGCGAAGGTGTGCGTGGCCAGAAGGCGGTGGACTGGCGCCTGGTCGATTCCATCGTCAAACCGCAGAAGTTTGCCGAGCATGTGAAAGAACGCGCCACCGCGCTGGCCGCGCAGAGCGACCGGCCCGCCAATGGCAAGGGCGTGGCCTTGCCGCGCGTGGAGCGCAAGGACAGCGCCGACGGCATTCACTACGCCTATGTGAACGTGGCGATCGACCGCGCCAAGCGCAACGTGACCATCACCGTGAAAGCGCCCACCGGTGCGCAACCGAAGGACATCGCCGGCATCGAGGCCGCGGGTACCGCGTGGTGGCCGCTGCAGATGGCGCGCGAACTCGACGACGCCATCCTGTGCTTGCGCACCAACGAGCTGGACATGGGCACGTGGCTGCTCAAGACCGAAGGCGATGCGGCCGCCGTGCTCGCCAGCGACGCGCTGATGCTCGCGAACAAGGACCACTGGTTCGTGCGCGAAACCCTGGGCCTGATGCGCCGCACGTTTGCGCGTCTGGACGTGTCTTCGCGCAGCCTGTTTGCGCTGATCGAATCCGGTTCGTGCTTCGCCGGCTCGCTGGCCGAGCTGGCCTTCTGTGCCGACCGCGCCTACATGCTGGCCCTGCCCGACGACGCGGACGCCGCGCCCAAGATGCAGCTGGGCGAGTTCAACTTCGGCTACCTGCCCATGGTCAACGAGCAGTCGCGCCTGCAGCGCCGCTTCTATGAAGAGACCGGGCCGATGGAAGCCGCACGCGGCGCGATCGGCAAGGCGCTGGACGCGGACGCCGCGCTGGCCCTCGGCCTGGTGACCGCCGCGCCGGACGACATCGACTGGGCCGACGAGGTGCGCATGGCGATGGAAGAGCGCGCGGCCATGTCGCCCGATGCGCTCACTGGCCTGGAAGCCAACCTGCGTTTCGCGCAGAAGGAAAACATGGCCACCCGCATCTTCGGCCGCCTCACCGCCTGGCAAAACTGGATCTTCATCCGCCCGAACGCCGTGGGCGAAAAAGGCGCGTTGAAGGTCTACGGCAAAGGCGACAAAGCGGCTTTCGATTTCAACCGCGTCTGA
- the boxB gene encoding benzoyl-CoA 2,3-epoxidase subunit BoxB, which yields MSTINYSEKIPNNVNLSEDRTLQRALEGWQPNFINWWDDVGPEGSTNHEVYLRTAVSVDPQGWAQFGHVKMRDYRWGIFLNPGDAERKIHFGDNLGEKAWQDVPGEHRANLRRIIVTQGDTEPASVEQQRHLGLTAPSMYDLRNLFQINVEEGRHLWAMVYLLHKHFGRDGREEAEALLQRTSGDQDNPRILGAFNEKTPDWLAFFMFTYFTDRDGKFQLSALAESAFDPLARTTKFMLTEEAHHMFVGESGVSRVLTRTAQVMNELKTDDPAKVRAAGAIDLGTIQRYLNFHYSVTIDLFGADQSSNAAIFYSSGLKGRYEEGKRSDDHVLKGQTYKVLEVKDGKLVEKDVPMLNALNEVLRDDFIADSVAGVNRWNKVLEKAGIPTRLTVPHKAFNRQIGALAGIKMSPDGRVVSEAEWEAKKSEWLPTPEDFAFVASLMGRVVDPGKFAGWIAPPVMGINRQPVDFEYVRFG from the coding sequence ATGTCCACGATCAATTACAGCGAAAAGATCCCCAACAACGTCAACCTCTCCGAAGACCGCACGCTGCAGCGCGCGCTCGAAGGCTGGCAGCCCAACTTCATCAACTGGTGGGACGACGTGGGCCCCGAGGGTTCGACCAACCACGAGGTCTACCTGCGCACCGCGGTCAGTGTGGACCCGCAAGGCTGGGCGCAGTTCGGCCACGTGAAGATGCGCGACTACCGCTGGGGCATCTTCCTGAACCCGGGCGATGCCGAGCGCAAGATCCATTTCGGTGACAACCTGGGCGAGAAGGCCTGGCAGGACGTGCCCGGCGAACACCGCGCCAACCTGCGCCGCATCATCGTCACGCAGGGCGACACCGAACCCGCGTCGGTCGAACAGCAGCGCCACCTGGGCCTGACCGCGCCCAGCATGTACGACCTGCGCAACCTGTTCCAGATCAACGTGGAAGAAGGCCGCCACCTGTGGGCCATGGTCTACCTGCTGCACAAGCACTTCGGCCGCGATGGCCGCGAAGAAGCCGAGGCGCTGCTGCAGCGCACCTCGGGCGACCAGGACAACCCGCGCATCCTGGGCGCGTTCAATGAGAAGACGCCCGACTGGCTGGCCTTCTTCATGTTCACCTACTTCACCGACCGCGACGGCAAGTTCCAGCTCTCCGCGCTGGCCGAGTCCGCGTTCGACCCGCTGGCCCGCACGACCAAGTTCATGCTGACCGAGGAAGCGCACCACATGTTCGTGGGCGAGAGCGGCGTCTCGCGCGTGCTCACCCGCACCGCGCAGGTGATGAACGAACTCAAGACCGATGACCCTGCCAAGGTGCGCGCGGCTGGCGCCATCGACCTCGGCACCATCCAGCGTTACCTGAACTTCCACTACTCGGTGACCATCGACCTCTTCGGCGCCGACCAGTCGAGCAACGCCGCCATCTTCTACAGCTCGGGCCTCAAGGGCCGGTACGAAGAAGGCAAGCGCAGCGACGACCACGTGCTCAAGGGCCAGACCTACAAGGTGCTCGAAGTGAAGGACGGCAAGCTCGTCGAGAAGGACGTGCCCATGCTCAACGCGCTCAACGAAGTGCTGCGCGACGACTTCATCGCCGACTCCGTGGCCGGTGTGAACCGCTGGAACAAGGTGCTGGAGAAGGCCGGCATTCCGACGCGCCTGACCGTGCCGCACAAGGCGTTCAACCGCCAGATCGGTGCGCTGGCCGGCATCAAGATGTCGCCCGATGGCCGCGTGGTGAGCGAGGCCGAGTGGGAAGCCAAGAAGAGCGAATGGCTGCCGACGCCGGAAGACTTCGCCTTCGTCGCCTCGCTCATGGGCCGCGTGGTCGACCCAGGCAAGTTCGCCGGCTGGATCGCGCCGCCGGTGATGGGCATCAACCGGCAGCCGGTCGATTTTGAATATGTGCGCTTCGGCTAA